In bacterium, the DNA window TGCGTGGCCCCTGGCCCGCGGGCCCTGTTCTATCGCCGCGTGGCATCGTCATTCCTCCTTTCCATCTTCGCTTTTTACGTCAACGGACGGCCTTCCGCGGCCACGCCCCGCGCCGCTCCCGCGCCGGCCGCACCGCCGCCGGCCGCAACCGCGGATTTCCCAACAATCCTGCAGCCGGACCAATCGCCTCAGGCCCTCCACGCTTATCTTATCGTCGTGGATGAGGTGGCGGATGCACTCCAGCCAGCTCAGGTCCTCCTCGGTGTAGTAGCGCCTGCCCCGCCGGCGCATAGGTTTGAGCAGGCCCGCGTCCTCGTATATCCGCAGCGTCCGCGGGTGTACGCTTAAAAGGTCCGCGGCGATGCCGATGGGGTAGATACGCTCCTTTTCGTCCAGGGCGGTGTCGTTATTGCCGTTCCCTGACATCATGATTTATAATAATATTATAAACTGTGGTTGTCAAGAGAAAAATGAGCCCGGCCGCCCCAATAAAGAAACGAGGAGCGGCGGGCTTTAAGCCCGCC includes these proteins:
- a CDS encoding MerR family transcriptional regulator; protein product: MMSGNGNNDTALDEKERIYPIGIAADLLSVHPRTLRIYEDAGLLKPMRRRGRRYYTEEDLSWLECIRHLIHDDKISVEGLRRLVRLQDCWEIRGCGRRRCGRRGSGAGRGRGRPSVDVKSEDGKEE